In a single window of the Bacillus clarus genome:
- a CDS encoding GNAT family N-acetyltransferase — MIRKAKKTDAKAIAPLLYNALHEIAEKITGSTIEAEVLLGLETWFSQENNRLSYENCFVDEQDGQAVGIIVAYHGSDAEQFDAPIVNYLRELHKDETIMLEKEADLDEYYIDTLSVSSTYGGRGIGSKLIEAAEMNATEKGYEKIALLVNLENTRAFSLYEKLGYEKDKTVMLVGEPYAHLVKPLHKAVVMS, encoded by the coding sequence ATGATTCGGAAAGCAAAAAAGACAGATGCGAAAGCAATAGCTCCTTTATTGTATAACGCTCTGCACGAAATTGCTGAAAAAATCACCGGTAGTACCATTGAGGCCGAAGTATTATTAGGGCTTGAAACATGGTTTTCACAAGAAAATAATCGACTCAGTTATGAAAACTGTTTTGTAGATGAACAAGATGGACAGGCAGTTGGAATTATTGTAGCTTATCACGGAAGTGACGCTGAACAATTCGATGCGCCCATTGTAAACTACTTGAGAGAATTACATAAAGATGAAACGATCATGTTAGAAAAAGAAGCTGATCTTGATGAGTATTACATTGACACATTGTCAGTTTCAAGTACATATGGCGGCCGAGGCATCGGCTCTAAATTAATTGAAGCTGCCGAAATGAATGCAACTGAAAAAGGCTATGAAAAAATCGCCTTACTTGTTAACTTAGAAAATACACGTGCATTTTCATTATATGAAAAGCTTGGTTACGAAAAAGATAAAACGGTTATGCTTGTCGGCGAACCATATGCCCATTTAGTAAAACCACTACATAAAGCCGTTGTCATGTCTTAA
- a CDS encoding phosphoglycerate mutase, producing the protein MRISFIRHGRLPSAIESMTVTSFHEWMEKCDTDKMRKEPNIPIETIEAIEAAKVIVSSDQRCAVQSAAELMDSLSFVQNTLFREAEVPSKFFAPKWLKCKLGAWMFIGRTLWITGYCKGVESYKEVRERAKQAANTLHGYALVYGHIVLVGHNYFNTMIGAELRAMGWSGPPIFHREPWGCTEYTFHEAMNGNVWNTNLT; encoded by the coding sequence ATGCGAATTTCTTTTATTCGTCACGGTCGCTTGCCTAGTGCTATAGAATCAATGACAGTTACTTCATTTCATGAATGGATGGAGAAGTGTGATACAGATAAAATGAGAAAAGAGCCAAATATACCAATTGAGACGATTGAAGCGATTGAGGCGGCGAAGGTGATTGTATCAAGCGATCAAAGATGTGCTGTGCAGTCAGCAGCGGAATTAATGGATTCCTTATCTTTCGTACAAAACACTCTTTTTAGAGAAGCCGAAGTACCGTCTAAATTTTTTGCTCCGAAATGGTTGAAATGTAAACTAGGAGCATGGATGTTTATCGGGCGCACTCTGTGGATAACCGGATATTGTAAAGGTGTTGAGTCCTATAAGGAAGTTCGAGAACGAGCAAAGCAAGCTGCGAATACGTTACACGGTTACGCTCTTGTATATGGGCACATTGTGCTCGTGGGGCATAATTACTTTAACACAATGATTGGTGCAGAACTGAGGGCAATGGGGTGGTCTGGGCCACCCATCTTTCATAGGGAGCCGTGGGGATGTACTGAATATACATTTCATGAAGCGATGAACGGAAATGTATGGAACACGAATTTAACATAA
- a CDS encoding GntR family transcriptional regulator: MKIEFSPNTPIYIQVMEYIKKEIVTGHLLPGDKIPSVRELASELQVNPNTIQRTFQELERDGVVVTRRGMGRYVTNEGEKIMELRKEMAKELLHSFIDGMDNLGFSEEEILTILRSSLEKKREES; this comes from the coding sequence ATGAAAATAGAGTTTTCTCCAAATACACCGATTTACATTCAGGTAATGGAATACATAAAAAAAGAAATCGTAACAGGACATTTATTGCCTGGTGATAAAATTCCCTCCGTACGTGAATTGGCGAGTGAATTACAAGTAAATCCAAATACGATTCAGCGTACATTTCAAGAGTTAGAACGGGATGGCGTTGTTGTCACACGTAGAGGAATGGGACGATATGTAACGAATGAAGGGGAGAAAATTATGGAGCTGCGAAAAGAGATGGCGAAAGAATTACTTCATTCTTTTATAGATGGAATGGACAATTTAGGTTTTTCAGAAGAAGAAATTCTTACAATCCTTCGTTCTTCATTAGAAAAAAAAAGGGAGGAGAGCTGA
- the nrdF gene encoding class 1b ribonucleoside-diphosphate reductase subunit beta, which yields MRAVNWNKKEDDFSLMFWKQNIAQFWTEEEIAVSSDKNTWVQLSKEEQIAYKRVLGGLTLLDTKQGGEGMPLVLVHLENLQAKSVLAFMGAMEEVHAKSYSHIFTTLASEEEIDEIFEWVDTHPLLEKKAGIITGYYRRLLKPQVTKKELYMAMVASVFLESYLFYSGFFYPLYLAGQGKLTASGEIINLIIRDESIHGVFVGILAQQIFAELSAEEQQEVQKETQDLLMELYEIETAYTEEIYTSIGLVEDVNRFVRYNANKGLMNLGLEPKFEEEEINPIVLNGLRTDTKNHDFFSVKGNGYVKATNVEKLSDDDFAFNF from the coding sequence ATGCGTGCGGTAAACTGGAATAAAAAAGAAGATGATTTTAGTTTAATGTTTTGGAAGCAAAACATCGCTCAGTTTTGGACAGAAGAAGAGATCGCTGTGTCTTCTGACAAAAATACTTGGGTGCAATTATCAAAAGAAGAGCAAATAGCGTATAAACGTGTATTAGGTGGTTTAACACTTTTAGATACGAAACAAGGCGGCGAAGGGATGCCGCTTGTACTTGTTCATCTTGAAAATTTACAAGCGAAAAGTGTATTAGCTTTCATGGGAGCTATGGAAGAAGTACATGCGAAGAGCTACAGCCATATTTTTACAACATTAGCGTCTGAAGAAGAAATTGATGAGATTTTTGAGTGGGTAGATACGCATCCATTACTTGAGAAAAAAGCCGGTATTATTACTGGTTACTACCGTCGTTTATTAAAGCCACAAGTAACGAAAAAAGAGTTATACATGGCAATGGTAGCAAGTGTATTTTTAGAAAGTTACTTATTCTATAGTGGATTCTTCTATCCGCTTTACTTAGCAGGACAAGGGAAACTAACTGCAAGTGGTGAGATTATTAACTTAATCATTCGTGATGAATCCATTCACGGCGTATTCGTCGGTATTTTAGCACAGCAAATCTTCGCAGAATTGTCTGCAGAAGAACAGCAAGAAGTGCAAAAAGAAACACAGGATCTATTAATGGAACTGTATGAAATTGAAACTGCATATACAGAAGAGATTTATACTTCTATCGGTCTTGTAGAAGACGTAAACCGTTTTGTTCGTTACAATGCGAATAAAGGACTTATGAACTTAGGACTAGAACCGAAGTTTGAGGAAGAAGAAATTAACCCAATCGTATTAAATGGTTTACGTACAGATACGAAAAACCATGATTTCTTCTCCGTAAAAGGAAATGGTTACGTAAAAGCAACAAACGTTGAAAAGTTATCTGACGATGACTTTGCGTTTAATTTTTAA
- a CDS encoding ribonucleotide reductase → MRSSELGRTLETEIFQLQETSEINDYGTDDIIRRDINCNLGSLNIVNVMENKEIREAVHAGMEALTAVSDMTIIPNAPTVKKANDELHSVGLGAMNLHGYLAKNKIAYESAEAKEFARTFFMMLNYYSIEKSMEIAKEKGETFKDFDKSDYANGTYFEKYETTDYSPVTEKVQQLFEGIHIPTKEDWTSLKEQVKTYGLYNSYRLAIAPTQSISYVQNATSSVMPIVSQIESRTYANATTYYPMPYLSKDTFWYYKSSYDMNQFKLIDLIAEIQEHIDQGISTILYVNSDISTRELARYYIYAHKKGLKSLYYTRTRKLSVEECVACTV, encoded by the coding sequence TTGAGGAGTAGCGAACTCGGTCGAACATTAGAGACAGAAATCTTCCAGTTACAAGAAACATCTGAAATAAACGACTATGGTACAGATGATATTATCCGACGTGATATTAACTGTAACTTAGGTTCATTAAATATTGTAAACGTAATGGAAAATAAAGAAATTCGTGAAGCAGTTCATGCAGGAATGGAAGCTTTAACAGCTGTTTCTGATATGACTATCATTCCGAATGCACCAACTGTGAAAAAAGCAAATGATGAGCTTCATTCAGTTGGACTTGGTGCAATGAATTTACACGGATATTTAGCGAAAAACAAAATCGCTTATGAAAGTGCAGAAGCGAAAGAGTTTGCTCGTACATTCTTTATGATGTTGAATTACTACTCTATTGAGAAAAGTATGGAGATCGCTAAAGAAAAAGGCGAAACATTTAAAGACTTTGATAAATCTGATTATGCAAACGGTACGTACTTTGAAAAGTATGAAACGACAGATTATAGTCCTGTAACTGAGAAAGTTCAGCAATTATTTGAAGGAATTCATATTCCGACGAAAGAAGATTGGACAAGTTTAAAAGAGCAAGTGAAGACGTATGGCTTATACAACTCATACCGTCTAGCCATTGCTCCAACACAATCGATAAGTTACGTTCAAAACGCAACTTCAAGTGTAATGCCAATCGTAAGTCAAATTGAGTCAAGAACGTATGCAAATGCAACAACATACTATCCAATGCCGTATTTATCAAAAGATACGTTCTGGTATTACAAATCTTCTTACGATATGAATCAGTTTAAACTAATTGATTTAATCGCAGAAATTCAAGAACATATTGACCAAGGAATTAGTACAATCCTTTATGTAAATAGTGATATTTCTACGCGTGAGTTAGCGCGTTACTATATCTATGCGCATAAAAAAGGCTTAAAGAGTCTGTATTATACAAGAACACGTAAATTAAGCGTGGAAGAATGTGTAGCTTGTACGGTTTAA
- the nrdI gene encoding class Ib ribonucleoside-diphosphate reductase assembly flavoprotein NrdI: MLVAYDSMTGNVKRFIHKLNMPAVQIDEDLVLDEEFILITYTTGFGNVPERVLEFLERNNVNLKGVSASGNRNWGDMFGASADKISARYEVPIVSKFELSGTNKDVEYFKERVREIATH; this comes from the coding sequence ATGTTGGTTGCATATGATTCTATGACAGGAAACGTGAAGCGTTTCATCCACAAATTAAATATGCCGGCCGTTCAGATTGATGAAGACCTAGTATTAGATGAAGAATTTATTCTTATTACGTATACAACAGGTTTTGGCAATGTACCGGAACGTGTTTTAGAGTTTTTAGAACGCAATAATGTAAATTTAAAAGGTGTATCTGCAAGTGGCAATCGTAACTGGGGAGATATGTTTGGTGCAAGTGCCGACAAAATTTCTGCCAGATATGAAGTACCTATTGTATCAAAATTTGAGTTATCTGGAACAAATAAAGACGTAGAATATTTTAAAGAAAGGGTGCGGGAGATTGCGACACATTGA